One region of Brachybacterium saurashtrense genomic DNA includes:
- a CDS encoding Gfo/Idh/MocA family protein, which produces MKVGMIGCGVISRQYLESVETLPDVQLVAVADLDRARAETAAEGREGVRVLSVDELIADDEVDTVLNLTIPAAHAEVDLRAIAASKNVYSEKPFAVTTEEGAQVLAAAQEAGVLVGSAPDTVLGTGTQTARAVIDDGLIGTPIAAMATMVTPGHERWHPQPDFYYVPGGGPLLDMGPYYIHALVTLLGPVQAVVGAASRLRTERTIGSGPREGETIPVSTDTHVTGVLVHESGVLSTLVMSFDAVATSAHPIEIHGTGGTLAVPDPNRFDGDVQLYALGGDGWQTLPVTGGYEETGRGIGLQDMAVRGADLRASGELGQHVLEVMNGVLEAAHGGGRVEITSTVERPAAVPLTPSAVQV; this is translated from the coding sequence ATGAAGGTGGGCATGATCGGGTGCGGTGTCATCTCGCGCCAGTACCTGGAGAGTGTCGAGACGCTGCCGGACGTGCAGCTCGTCGCCGTCGCGGATCTGGACCGCGCCCGCGCCGAGACCGCCGCCGAGGGCCGCGAGGGGGTGCGGGTGCTCAGCGTCGACGAGCTGATCGCCGATGACGAGGTGGACACCGTCCTGAACCTCACCATCCCCGCCGCCCACGCCGAGGTGGATCTGCGCGCCATCGCCGCCAGCAAGAACGTCTACTCGGAGAAGCCCTTCGCGGTGACCACCGAGGAGGGCGCGCAGGTGCTCGCCGCCGCGCAGGAGGCGGGCGTGCTGGTGGGCTCGGCACCGGACACCGTGCTGGGCACCGGCACGCAGACGGCGCGCGCGGTGATCGACGACGGGCTGATCGGCACCCCGATCGCGGCGATGGCCACGATGGTCACGCCGGGGCATGAGCGCTGGCATCCGCAGCCGGACTTCTACTACGTCCCCGGCGGCGGCCCGCTGCTGGACATGGGCCCGTACTACATCCACGCCCTGGTCACGCTGCTGGGGCCGGTGCAGGCGGTGGTGGGCGCCGCGAGCCGGCTGCGCACCGAGCGCACCATCGGCTCCGGCCCGCGCGAGGGGGAGACCATCCCGGTGAGCACCGACACGCACGTCACCGGTGTGCTCGTGCACGAGTCCGGGGTGCTCTCCACGCTGGTGATGAGCTTCGACGCGGTCGCGACCTCGGCGCACCCGATCGAGATCCACGGCACCGGCGGCACCCTCGCCGTCCCGGATCCCAACCGCTTCGACGGGGACGTGCAGCTGTACGCCCTCGGCGGCGACGGCTGGCAGACCCTGCCCGTCACCGGTGGCTACGAGGAGACCGGGCGCGGCATCGGGCTGCAGGACATGGCGGTGCGAGGCGCTGATCTGCGCGCCTCCGGGGAGCTGGGCCAGCACGTGCTCGAGGTGATGAACGGGGT
- a CDS encoding ThuA domain-containing protein has protein sequence MTDQTTPAAADAGAPRTALVVRGGWDGHQPVEATNLFIPFLEENGFTVRIEESPAIYADAEYMATVDLIVQCNTMNTIERPQFEGLRAAIEAGTGMAGWHGGIADSYRNESDYLTLIGGQFGCHPGKHPDERKGEQADNYVPYTVNMLPAAAEHPITAGISDFDLVTEQYWVLSDDLIDVLATTTQKVREWDPWHREVTSPALWTRQWGEGRIFVSTPGHRVEVLEDPNVRTLIERGMLWAARGSAMPYGEHGTTGRGTTAHTTTTTTEAAR, from the coding sequence ATGACCGACCAGACCACCCCTGCGGCCGCCGACGCCGGCGCGCCCCGCACCGCCCTCGTCGTCCGCGGCGGCTGGGACGGCCACCAGCCCGTCGAGGCGACGAACCTGTTCATCCCGTTCCTCGAGGAGAACGGCTTCACGGTGCGGATCGAGGAGTCGCCGGCGATCTACGCCGATGCCGAGTACATGGCCACGGTGGACCTCATCGTCCAGTGCAACACCATGAACACGATCGAGAGGCCCCAGTTCGAGGGGCTGCGCGCCGCGATCGAGGCGGGCACCGGCATGGCGGGCTGGCACGGCGGGATCGCCGACAGCTACCGCAACGAGTCCGACTACCTCACCCTGATCGGCGGCCAGTTCGGGTGCCACCCGGGCAAGCACCCCGACGAGCGCAAGGGCGAGCAGGCCGACAACTACGTCCCCTACACCGTGAACATGCTCCCCGCCGCGGCGGAGCACCCGATCACCGCGGGGATCAGCGACTTCGACCTGGTCACCGAGCAGTACTGGGTGCTCAGCGACGACCTCATCGACGTGCTCGCGACCACCACGCAGAAGGTGCGGGAGTGGGACCCGTGGCATCGCGAGGTCACCTCCCCGGCGCTGTGGACGCGGCAGTGGGGCGAGGGGCGGATCTTCGTCTCCACCCCCGGGCACCGGGTGGAGGTCCTGGAGGATCCGAACGTCCGCACGCTCATCGAGCGGGGCATGCTGTGGGCCGCACGCGGCAGCGCCATGCCCTACGGGGAGCACGGCACGACGGGCCGCGGCACGACGGCACACACCACGACGACCACGACGGAGGCAGCACGATGA
- a CDS encoding Gfo/Idh/MocA family protein produces MSDQTSPAPLNVGLIGYGFMGAAHSHAWRTAHRFFDLPRTPVLHTIAGRTEASVADAAARYGFTAHTTRWQDLLEDPEIDVIDICSPGDTHHEITLAALAAGKHVLCEKPLANSVAESEEMTAAAVAAARDGILSLCGFSYRRTPALAYARQLVEEGFVGEIRQVRAQYLQDWLSDADAPMTWRLDKDTAGSGALGDIGAHVIDLTQWITGLDIEAVSATLTTVVPTRPVAGSAQGLGGKGDASGERGRVTVDDTALFTARFAGGVLGQFEATRMATGRKNAIRVEINGANGSIAFDFERMNELEIYDATAPAGRQGFTRVLTTEPEHPYAAAWWPTGHGLGYEHTFTHEIADLVRAIGEGVDPSPSFAEALHVQRVLAAVEASDADGSRWTPVDPESTTDTATATATATATATATDPQETTR; encoded by the coding sequence ATGAGTGACCAGACCTCCCCCGCACCCCTGAACGTCGGCCTGATCGGCTACGGCTTCATGGGCGCCGCCCACTCCCATGCCTGGCGCACGGCGCACCGGTTCTTCGACCTGCCGCGCACCCCGGTGCTGCACACGATCGCGGGCCGCACGGAGGCCTCGGTCGCCGACGCCGCCGCGCGGTACGGCTTCACCGCGCACACCACCCGGTGGCAGGACCTCCTCGAGGACCCTGAGATCGACGTGATCGACATCTGCTCCCCCGGCGACACCCACCACGAGATCACCCTCGCCGCGCTCGCCGCGGGCAAGCACGTGCTGTGCGAGAAGCCGCTGGCGAACTCGGTGGCGGAGTCCGAGGAGATGACGGCGGCCGCGGTGGCCGCCGCCCGGGACGGCATCCTCTCGCTCTGCGGCTTCTCCTACCGCCGCACCCCGGCTCTCGCCTATGCGCGGCAGCTCGTCGAGGAGGGGTTCGTGGGCGAGATCCGGCAGGTCCGCGCCCAGTACCTGCAGGACTGGCTCTCCGACGCGGACGCCCCCATGACCTGGAGGCTCGACAAGGACACGGCCGGCTCCGGGGCGCTCGGGGACATCGGCGCGCACGTCATCGACCTCACCCAGTGGATCACCGGGCTCGACATCGAGGCGGTCTCCGCCACCCTCACCACCGTCGTGCCCACCCGGCCCGTCGCCGGGTCGGCGCAGGGCCTCGGCGGGAAGGGGGATGCCTCCGGCGAGCGCGGCCGGGTCACGGTCGACGACACCGCCCTGTTCACGGCACGCTTCGCGGGCGGGGTGCTGGGCCAGTTCGAGGCCACCCGCATGGCCACCGGGCGCAAGAACGCGATCCGGGTGGAGATCAACGGCGCGAACGGCTCGATCGCCTTCGACTTCGAGCGGATGAACGAGCTGGAGATCTACGACGCGACCGCGCCCGCGGGCCGACAGGGCTTCACCCGCGTGCTCACCACCGAGCCGGAGCATCCCTACGCCGCGGCGTGGTGGCCCACCGGGCACGGCCTCGGCTACGAGCACACCTTCACCCACGAGATCGCCGATCTCGTGCGCGCCATCGGGGAGGGCGTCGACCCCTCCCCCTCGTTCGCCGAGGCGCTGCACGTGCAGCGTGTGCTCGCCGCGGTCGAGGCCAGCGACGCCGACGGCTCGCGCTGGACCCCCGTCGACCCCGAGAGCACCACCGACACCGCCACCGCCACCGCCACCGCCACCGCCACCGCCACCGCCACCGATCCTCAGGAGACCACCCGATGA
- a CDS encoding carbohydrate ABC transporter permease: MQRNWIGGAFGWLWLGVVLLPIYFVLITSLKSISTYFGSNPVLPSLPLAFENVTAVLEADFTRYLLNSIIVAAGTVIPLVLMAFMASYSIVRGTRRVFGPVRSLFLLGLAIPVQATIVPIYLMIIRMHMYDSLVALMIPAIAFGLPLSILIIANSLRDVPKELFEAMDIDGSTEWQKMWRLAFPIVRPALITVAVYQTLMSWNGFLFPLILTQSPEQRTLPLALWSFQGEYATNVPVVMAAVVLSSIPIVLLYAFGRRYLVSGMTAGSGK, from the coding sequence ATGCAGCGCAACTGGATCGGCGGCGCCTTCGGCTGGCTGTGGCTCGGCGTCGTCCTGCTCCCGATCTACTTCGTGCTCATCACGAGCCTGAAGTCGATCTCCACCTACTTCGGCTCCAATCCGGTGCTCCCGTCGCTGCCGCTGGCGTTCGAGAACGTCACCGCGGTGCTCGAGGCGGACTTCACCCGCTACCTGCTCAACAGCATCATCGTCGCGGCCGGGACCGTGATCCCGCTGGTGCTGATGGCCTTCATGGCCTCGTACTCCATCGTGCGCGGCACACGGCGCGTGTTCGGCCCCGTGCGGAGCCTGTTCCTGCTGGGCCTCGCGATCCCGGTGCAGGCCACCATCGTGCCGATCTACCTGATGATCATCCGGATGCACATGTACGACTCGCTGGTGGCGCTGATGATCCCCGCGATCGCCTTCGGGCTGCCGCTCAGCATCCTCATCATCGCCAACTCCCTGCGCGACGTCCCCAAGGAGCTCTTCGAGGCGATGGACATCGACGGCTCCACCGAGTGGCAGAAGATGTGGCGCCTCGCCTTCCCGATCGTGCGACCTGCGCTGATCACCGTGGCCGTCTACCAGACGCTCATGTCCTGGAACGGGTTCCTGTTCCCGCTGATCCTCACGCAGAGCCCGGAGCAGCGCACGCTGCCTCTGGCACTGTGGAGCTTCCAGGGCGAGTACGCCACCAACGTGCCGGTGGTGATGGCCGCCGTGGTGCTGTCCTCGATCCCGATCGTGCTGCTGTACGCGTTCGGTCGCCGCTACCTGGTCAGCGGCATGACCGCCGGATCCGGCAAGTGA
- a CDS encoding carbohydrate ABC transporter permease produces the protein MTALSSSPGSGALPAAARAGADGATAARSSTPSAGAVSDAPLSAAGAPTASRTRGPREERVQLSHLLFALPALAFFGVFALLPLVGVVALSFTSWNGIGAIEFTGLTSWTDALTRSTTWHGLALVVLMVVATWLLQTPLSILLGAFLAGQQRYRNLLAILYFLPLLLSSAAIAITFKSLLDPNFGLANGLDMPLLRQNWLGDPVLVWVVLLFIIAWQFIPFHTLIYQGAVRQIPHTMYEAAQIDGAGRVRQFFSITLPQLKYTLITSSTLMVVGALTYFDIIFVLTQGGPGIATRILPLDMYLTGFRGNEMGVASALAVMLVVIGLSLALGVQRLGGRDSSASQMEGA, from the coding sequence ATGACGGCCCTGTCCTCCTCCCCGGGGTCCGGAGCCCTGCCCGCCGCGGCGCGGGCGGGGGCCGACGGTGCGACCGCCGCCCGGTCGAGCACCCCGTCGGCCGGGGCGGTCTCCGACGCCCCGCTCTCGGCGGCCGGCGCGCCGACCGCGTCCCGTACGCGGGGGCCGCGCGAGGAGCGTGTGCAGCTCTCCCATCTCCTGTTCGCCCTGCCGGCCCTGGCGTTCTTCGGGGTCTTCGCCCTGCTGCCGCTGGTCGGCGTGGTGGCGCTGTCCTTCACCAGCTGGAACGGCATCGGCGCGATCGAGTTCACGGGCCTGACCAGCTGGACCGACGCGCTCACCCGCTCCACCACCTGGCACGGCCTGGCCCTGGTGGTGCTGATGGTCGTGGCGACCTGGCTGCTGCAGACCCCGCTCAGCATCCTGCTGGGCGCCTTCCTCGCGGGCCAGCAGCGCTACCGGAACCTGCTGGCGATCCTGTACTTCCTGCCGCTGCTGCTCTCCTCCGCGGCGATCGCGATCACCTTCAAGTCGCTGCTGGACCCGAACTTCGGGCTCGCCAACGGCCTGGACATGCCGCTGCTGAGGCAGAACTGGCTGGGGGACCCCGTGCTGGTGTGGGTGGTGCTGCTGTTCATCATCGCCTGGCAGTTCATCCCCTTCCACACCCTCATCTACCAGGGTGCGGTGCGGCAGATCCCCCACACGATGTACGAGGCCGCGCAGATCGACGGCGCGGGCCGCGTGCGGCAGTTCTTCTCGATCACCCTGCCGCAGCTGAAGTACACGCTGATCACCAGCTCCACCCTGATGGTGGTGGGCGCCCTGACCTACTTCGACATCATCTTCGTCCTCACCCAGGGCGGGCCGGGCATCGCCACCCGGATCCTGCCCCTGGACATGTACCTCACCGGCTTCCGCGGCAACGAGATGGGCGTGGCCAGCGCTCTCGCCGTGATGCTCGTGGTGATCGGGCTGAGCCTTGCGCTCGGCGTTCAGCGGCTCGGCGGCCGGGACTCCTCCGCCAGCCAGATGGAAGGAGCCTGA
- a CDS encoding extracellular solute-binding protein translates to MRNFSLSRRSMLGATAGLSALTLGACGTAGPGSSSGGGGGASASYWALSGEPNETIYGDSVEAFNEGDQGTIDLTFFQNDAYKQKIRTAIGAGEAPTIIYGWGGGGLRTYAEESQVDDLTSWLDENAEYRDRFVESVWAAASVDEKVYALPQGATQPIILFQNTAVLEDIGAEAPETWDQLLDVVEKANSAGVAPISLAGQSRWTSMMWLEYLLDRIGGPDVFARIAAGDAEAWLDDSVIAMGEKVVELLDASAFADGFESMAADSNTDQALLWTDQAALMLHGGWTFGSMKASGGDFVSSGRLGYGPFPTIDGGAGELANLVGNPCNYLSVSSAASDEEKEVALAFLRDGAMSDQVATDLIASGSVPVIVGQEEALAASEDADYLQWVYTSLQDAPAFTQSWDQALQPTEAETLLVNIEQLFLGAIGPEQFAENMAAGKGA, encoded by the coding sequence ATGCGAAACTTTTCTCTCTCCCGCCGCAGCATGCTCGGCGCCACCGCCGGACTCTCCGCCCTGACCCTCGGCGCCTGCGGCACCGCGGGCCCCGGTTCCAGCAGCGGCGGAGGCGGAGGCGCCTCGGCCTCGTACTGGGCCCTCTCGGGCGAGCCCAACGAGACCATCTACGGAGACTCCGTGGAGGCCTTCAACGAGGGCGACCAGGGCACCATCGATCTCACGTTCTTCCAGAACGACGCCTACAAGCAGAAGATCCGCACCGCGATCGGCGCCGGCGAGGCGCCCACGATCATCTACGGCTGGGGCGGCGGCGGCCTGCGCACCTATGCGGAGGAGTCCCAGGTCGACGACCTCACCTCGTGGCTGGACGAGAACGCCGAGTACCGGGACCGCTTCGTGGAGTCCGTCTGGGCCGCCGCCTCGGTGGACGAGAAGGTCTACGCCCTCCCCCAGGGCGCGACCCAGCCGATCATCCTGTTCCAGAACACCGCCGTGCTCGAGGACATCGGGGCGGAGGCGCCCGAGACCTGGGATCAGCTGCTCGACGTGGTCGAGAAGGCGAACTCCGCCGGGGTCGCGCCGATCTCCCTGGCCGGCCAGTCGCGCTGGACCTCGATGATGTGGCTCGAGTACCTGCTGGACCGCATCGGCGGCCCCGACGTCTTCGCGCGCATCGCTGCGGGCGACGCGGAGGCCTGGCTCGACGACTCCGTCATCGCGATGGGCGAGAAAGTGGTGGAGCTGCTGGACGCGAGCGCCTTCGCCGACGGCTTCGAGTCGATGGCCGCGGACTCCAACACCGACCAGGCGCTGCTGTGGACCGATCAGGCCGCGCTCATGCTCCACGGCGGCTGGACCTTCGGCAGCATGAAGGCCAGCGGCGGCGACTTCGTCTCCTCGGGCCGGCTCGGCTACGGCCCCTTCCCCACGATCGACGGCGGCGCCGGTGAGCTGGCGAACCTCGTGGGCAACCCCTGCAACTACCTCTCGGTCTCCTCCGCGGCGAGCGACGAGGAGAAGGAGGTCGCCCTGGCGTTCCTGCGCGACGGCGCGATGTCCGACCAGGTGGCCACGGATCTCATCGCCTCCGGATCGGTGCCCGTGATCGTGGGCCAGGAGGAGGCGCTGGCGGCGAGCGAGGATGCCGACTACCTGCAGTGGGTCTACACCTCGCTGCAGGACGCTCCGGCCTTCACACAGTCCTGGGATCAGGCGCTCCAGCCCACCGAGGCGGAGACCCTGCTGGTCAACATCGAGCAGCTCTTCCTCGGCGCGATCGGTCCCGAGCAGTTCGCGGAGAACATGGCCGCGGGCAAGGGGGCGTGA